The Poecilia reticulata strain Guanapo linkage group LG1, Guppy_female_1.0+MT, whole genome shotgun sequence DNA window CTTGGATTTCTCTGCATTTCCACAAAGTATTTTCCATACTGATTTTATCCAAGAAACGGGTGGAGCAGCTCTGATATTAGTTTGGTATTGGCATAGAGCGTCAGTAGCCTTTCTTTTGACGTCCTACGCATATCTCAAGGTGCATTTACTTATGTTCTCCCTCATGTTTTGCTGCAGTATGTACAAGCCATCGGGCATCGCTCCTTACCCCTCCCAGGGTTTCCATTATGGGCCCCGTCATGTGGGTCCCAACCAGACACCGCCGCCTGCTTCTGGTGTGGCTCCGTCTCAGGCCCCCATGCCTCATTCGACGGTCGACATCGCTCACGGCCTCCCRCGAGCTCCAGCCCCGTACGGACTGATAACCGAGCTGCCGCTCCCCGTACCAACCGGAGACTCGCAGGTACACTGATTATGAAGCTTAGAGTGTTTAAAGTAAGTAAGTTATTTTAGTCAAATAATTAGTATTACAAAAATGTCCTTTGAAACCTTTGAACGGTTGATTATCCCTCATCCCTCTGCAGCTGATGCTTTAGCAGCACATCCATGTAGAAGCTatgctatttttattgtttcctcgCAGATCAGGCAAATTAGACGCTGCTCTGACTCTGGATTTTCTGGTTGGTCTCTATGGCACCAGCCAGACACATAAGCGGTGTTGGGAAAATGTTTTCGCTATTGTAGCACATGTTGTCGTCGTCTCTTGGCGATGGACCATAGGTGATTATCACAGAGAAAAAGCTGATTCTAATTTACATTATGGCTCTTTgtggcaaaacatttttcagggttttttttttttgtcgattgagattattttctgtcatttcacaATGGCAGAAAATTATCTGCCATTATTTTCTGGCCGAAAAACGATTACAAAGTAATCATTGCTTTGTAATCATTACAGAGTAATGATTACAAAGCAATGattgcagtttgtgtttgtcttttgctTACATTCAAAGTACAACTCTtaaaagtttgtgatttttacgCAAAAACACTGTCAAAAAGCACAGTATTCAcgcaaaaataatgttaaagcaaaagacaaatGGGAGTAAAATAAGAAAGTAAGGCAGCTAAActgcttctttctcttccaGGTGGGACTGAATGGACACATTTACAAGATGCCTGAGATTCCAGAGTCTTTTCCTGAACTATGTGACAAAACGTAAAGAATATCAAATttactatttacatttttttatgtaaacaattCAAGCCATTGTGAACTTAAGTTGTCTTCCCTCCTTCCCCAAAAGTCTGACTCAGTTGTCAGACATGTCTGAAAACGAGGACGTCCTGCTGGAGTTCTTTGTGAGTTTGCCGCAGCTCAAACAAGTCACGGGTGACAAAGAGGATCTGGTCAACAGCATAGTGGAGATGGCCAGTGAGTTCCTCTTCTGTCAGTCTTTGTGAAGAGATTGTTGCGGAGTTTACaggttttacattaaaaacaaaacctgtaaaTCTTGTTTCTTGCAGAAAAGAACCTCCACATGGAGCCACAGCTGGAGGGAAAAAGACAAGAGATGCTTTACAAGGTCAGCCTCCGGCTCCTGCTTCCTTTCACGCTTGTCACTTGTCCAGCTGCTCACGTTGTGCTTTCTGTCCGCTGTTTTTCGCACAGTATGAACAGCTGACTCAGATGAAGTTAGCCTTTGAGACAAAGATGCAGAGACAGCATGAACTCAGTGAGGTAAATCGCTTCACTCTTCACGccaggcttttatttcaaagaaatacCAGGCATTTGTGttgatgatttattgtttttctttgcacgTCCAATTCTATATAACACAAACTTGTGTGACATTTCAGGAATATTCTTTTTGCCACGATAAATGATGaattgacaaaaacatttggagATTATCCTGTTTAATTTACACCGTTTTACCCTCACCAGAGTTGCAGTTTGAGCACTCTGCAGGCTCGGCTAAAAGTCGCAGCCCACCAGGCAGAGGAGGAGTCGGAGGAGACGGCTGAAAACTTTCTAGAGGGACGCATTGATATCGATGAATTCTTAGCTAGTTTCATGGAGAAGAGAACGGTGAGAGAAGAAACGTGGTGGTTTGGTTTATCATGTTTGgcattaattgtttttctctcaagTTTTCCTATAGTGTGTTAGTTTTCCAGTTCTAGATATTAATAATGGAAAACAACATGACTGGATAAATGAAGCGGTGGGCACTGCTAGCTAAAAAGTTACCTGCGTTAACACTAAAGCACGAATCATAAATATTAGTTCTGCTAATGTGCAACTTAAGAATTTATctacaaaaattaatttagcaggagctaaattaagtttatattaaaaacaaaactttgaaaaatgtagtaaacatttcaaatttgGCATTAAagagctaaatgaaaaatttgcttTGCTATTAGCGCATTGACAGATGAATGCAAGACTGCCCACCACTGGATACATGTCTGTTTTGTCTTTACTATCAATATTGTAGTTTCTAattgagaaaaatattcattaattAGCAATTGGTACACCAAAGAGTATTGGGGTTGAAATtcttgcttttaaataaaaagtttttgtaccatgatgatttaaaagaaaaaacagacattacAGTAAAGTATTCTGGAAAGTTAAGtgtgacattttgaaataaaacagtaaaatttcacataaagagaaaatcatgcttgatgtttttctgtctttagcTTTGCCACAGCAGAAGGGCCAAAGA harbors:
- the vps37a gene encoding vacuolar protein sorting-associated protein 37A isoform X1, translated to MRIIFCEERKRECLVSQLTGSVAKFSRLFLPGRMSWFFTSSKGSGPIPPLNSLQQQRQRQIESLKAAHPSLAEIQKDVEYRIPFTVNNSTITVNILLPPQFPQEKPVVSVFPPVGHHLIDSNNGTMITSPLITNFGMHSDLGKVIQSLLDEFWKSPPVLMSAGPAGFPYMYKPSGIAPYPSQGFHYGPRHVGPNQTPPPASGVAPSQAPMPHSTVDIAHGLPRAPAPYGLITELPLPVPTGDSQVGLNGHIYKMPEIPESFPELCDKTLTQLSDMSENEDVLLEFFVSLPQLKQVTGDKEDLVNSIVEMAKKNLHMEPQLEGKRQEMLYKYEQLTQMKLAFETKMQRQHELSESCSLSTLQARLKVAAHQAEEESEETAENFLEGRIDIDEFLASFMEKRTLCHSRRAKEEKLQQSINTHGHFPPSH
- the vps37a gene encoding vacuolar protein sorting-associated protein 37A isoform X2, which codes for MSWFFTSSKGSGPIPPLNSLQQQRQRQIESLKAAHPSLAEIQKDVEYRIPFTVNNSTITVNILLPPQFPQEKPVVSVFPPVGHHLIDSNNGTMITSPLITNFGMHSDLGKVIQSLLDEFWKSPPVLMSAGPAGFPYMYKPSGIAPYPSQGFHYGPRHVGPNQTPPPASGVAPSQAPMPHSTVDIAHGLPRAPAPYGLITELPLPVPTGDSQVGLNGHIYKMPEIPESFPELCDKTLTQLSDMSENEDVLLEFFVSLPQLKQVTGDKEDLVNSIVEMAKKNLHMEPQLEGKRQEMLYKYEQLTQMKLAFETKMQRQHELSESCSLSTLQARLKVAAHQAEEESEETAENFLEGRIDIDEFLASFMEKRTLCHSRRAKEEKLQQSINTHGHFPPSH